One segment of Pricia mediterranea DNA contains the following:
- the lpxD gene encoding UDP-3-O-(3-hydroxymyristoyl)glucosamine N-acyltransferase: MVFTAGQIAGILDGDLNGDPDIAVHKLSKIEEGEKGALTFLANPKYTSYIYSTKASITIVNKDFVPEQSLNTTLIRVDDAYKSFSRILEYYNQVKNNKTGIEQPIYRSENVTYGTEVYLGAFSYLGNNVTLGDNVKIYPNVYIGDNVKIADNVIVFAGAKIYSESVIGKNCIIHSGVVIGADGFGFSPNNDGEFQKVPQTGNVILEDDVDVGAGTTIDRATLGSTILRKGVKLDNQIQIAHNVEIGEHTVIAAQTGIAGSAKIGKRCMIGGQVGIVGHITIGDNVKIQAQSGIGRNVKSGEVLQGSPALNYGDYNKSYVLFKNLPKMSNRLDELEKNTVQSKEV; this comes from the coding sequence ATGGTGTTTACGGCTGGTCAAATTGCGGGTATCTTAGATGGTGATCTTAATGGTGATCCCGATATAGCCGTTCACAAATTATCCAAAATCGAGGAAGGCGAAAAGGGAGCTTTGACCTTTTTGGCCAATCCCAAATATACTTCCTATATTTATTCCACTAAGGCCTCCATTACGATTGTCAATAAAGATTTTGTTCCCGAGCAGTCTTTGAACACTACCCTGATCAGAGTTGATGACGCCTACAAATCGTTTTCGCGCATTTTGGAATATTACAATCAGGTAAAGAACAACAAAACGGGAATCGAGCAACCCATCTATCGCTCGGAAAATGTAACCTATGGTACTGAGGTATATCTAGGGGCTTTTTCTTACCTCGGTAACAATGTCACCCTTGGTGACAACGTAAAAATCTATCCCAACGTTTATATCGGCGACAACGTGAAGATTGCCGATAACGTTATCGTTTTCGCCGGAGCCAAGATCTACTCCGAATCGGTTATCGGAAAAAACTGCATTATACACAGCGGGGTCGTGATCGGGGCGGACGGTTTCGGATTTAGTCCAAATAACGACGGCGAATTCCAAAAAGTCCCCCAGACCGGAAACGTTATTTTAGAGGACGATGTCGATGTAGGTGCCGGTACGACCATCGACCGCGCCACCTTAGGCTCGACCATCTTGCGGAAAGGGGTCAAGCTAGATAATCAGATCCAGATCGCCCATAACGTAGAAATCGGGGAGCATACGGTGATTGCCGCCCAGACTGGAATCGCCGGGTCGGCCAAAATCGGAAAGCGATGTATGATCGGGGGGCAGGTAGGTATTGTAGGCCATATCACGATCGGTGACAACGTAAAGATACAGGCGCAGTCCGGTATTGGGCGCAACGTCAAGAGCGGTGAGGTACTTCAGGGGTCTCCAGCATTAAATTACGGCGATTACAATAAATCGTATGTACTCTTTAAAAACCTTCCGAAAATGTCGAATCGTCTCGATGAACTTGAAAAAAATACGGTCCAATCGAAAGAAGTTTGA
- a CDS encoding HD domain-containing protein, producing the protein MKKATKLKIFNDPIYGFIAIPDPLIFELIGEPYFQRLRRISQMGLSYLVYPGAHHTRFHHALGCMHLMQEAVQVLRLKAVEITEEEETGLYAAILLHDIGHGPFSHAMEHSIVSGTNHEQISLEFMQALNDKFNGSLTMAIEIFRGRHKKLFLNQLVSSQLDMDRMDYLKRDSFYTGVAEGNINAERLITMLNVVDGRLVVQQKGIYSVEKFLMARRFMYWQVYLHKTGIVAEQLLIRTLKRAKELTADGDALPCSEPLRFFMTHKINRDDFDRTILHTFAKLDDTDILSALKTWQDHPDFVLSHLSGMIINRRLLKIKLRKKPVDEMRLQQYVMKFAKKHGLTEHEARYFVFGGRIENQAYDQRHQNIDILKKNGKLIDVAKASDQLNLKALSKKVVKNYVCYPKG; encoded by the coding sequence TTGAAAAAAGCTACAAAGTTAAAAATCTTCAATGATCCAATTTACGGATTTATTGCCATTCCCGATCCCTTGATTTTCGAGCTGATCGGTGAACCGTACTTTCAACGCTTACGACGGATTTCGCAAATGGGACTTTCGTACTTGGTCTACCCGGGGGCGCATCATACCCGATTTCACCACGCCCTAGGTTGTATGCATCTCATGCAAGAGGCGGTTCAGGTACTCCGATTGAAAGCCGTCGAAATTACGGAGGAGGAAGAAACGGGGCTTTATGCCGCCATTCTCCTGCACGATATCGGACATGGACCGTTTTCCCACGCTATGGAGCACAGTATTGTCTCGGGCACGAATCACGAGCAGATTTCGCTGGAGTTCATGCAGGCATTGAACGACAAGTTTAACGGAAGTTTAACAATGGCCATCGAAATTTTCAGAGGGCGGCATAAAAAACTATTTTTAAATCAATTGGTATCCAGTCAGCTCGACATGGATCGGATGGACTACCTGAAGCGGGACAGTTTTTATACCGGCGTCGCCGAGGGCAACATCAACGCCGAACGCCTCATTACGATGCTGAACGTGGTCGATGGCCGTTTGGTGGTACAGCAGAAAGGTATTTATTCCGTAGAAAAATTTTTGATGGCTCGGCGTTTTATGTACTGGCAGGTCTACCTTCATAAAACAGGTATCGTCGCCGAACAGCTGTTGATTAGGACTTTGAAGCGTGCCAAAGAACTCACTGCGGACGGCGATGCCTTGCCCTGCAGCGAACCGCTGCGATTTTTTATGACTCATAAGATCAACCGCGACGATTTCGATCGAACTATACTCCATACCTTCGCCAAACTCGACGATACCGACATCCTGTCCGCCTTAAAAACCTGGCAAGACCATCCTGACTTTGTGCTTTCGCATTTGAGCGGCATGATTATCAATCGTCGTCTGCTCAAGATTAAGCTCAGGAAAAAGCCTGTCGACGAGATGCGTTTACAACAGTATGTTATGAAATTCGCAAAAAAACATGGGCTCACGGAGCACGAGGCCCGCTACTTTGTTTTCGGGGGTCGGATAGAAAACCAGGCCTACGATCAGCGACATCAGAATATTGACATCCTAAAGAAAAACGGGAAACTGATCGATGTTGCCAAGGCCTCCGACCAGCTGAACCTGAAGGCACTATCCAAAAAAGTTGTCAAAAATTACGTGTGCTATCCTAAAGGCTAA
- a CDS encoding PglZ domain-containing protein: MNNITILWADDEIDLLKPHIIFLQGKNYDVITCQSGQEALEEIRKSQVDIVFLDENMPGISGLETLNEIKVLDASLPVVMITKSEEEFIMEEAIGSKIADYLIKPVNPNQILLSLKKNLDHSRLVSEKTTANYQQEFRKIAMDLSMVNSVTEWTELYKKLIYWELRLEDIEDSGMFEILESQKAEANNHFGKFVDKNYKDWFDGDGPVMSHTLFREWIAPEIGDTPTLLVVIDNLRYDQWYAFEDTIGSFYKKNREASYFSILPTATQYARNAIFSGLTPSDMEKRYPDWWKNDTDEGGKNLFEDKFLGAQIKRLGLDIQWEYHKISSLRQGKQLSQNFKSQKDNDLTVIVYNFVDMLSHSKTEMEVIKELARNDKAYRSLTQSWFKNSPLLEILQQAQQLGMKLIITTDHGTINVKQPSKVIGDKETSLNLRYKTGRSLTYEEKDVLAAPDPALIHLPRINVSSSFIFAKNDLFFAYPNNYNHYVSYYRNTYQHGGVSLEEMIIPFVVLSPR; this comes from the coding sequence ATGAATAACATCACCATCCTCTGGGCCGACGACGAAATCGATCTTTTAAAGCCCCATATTATTTTTTTACAGGGAAAGAACTACGATGTTATTACCTGTCAAAGCGGACAGGAAGCTTTGGAGGAAATTCGAAAATCTCAAGTGGACATTGTTTTTTTGGATGAAAACATGCCCGGAATTTCCGGCTTGGAAACCCTCAACGAAATCAAGGTCCTTGACGCCTCGCTTCCCGTGGTGATGATTACCAAAAGTGAAGAGGAGTTTATTATGGAGGAAGCCATCGGTTCCAAGATTGCCGATTACCTGATCAAACCGGTCAATCCCAACCAAATATTATTATCCCTTAAAAAAAACCTCGACCACTCCCGGTTGGTATCCGAAAAGACGACCGCCAACTATCAACAGGAATTCCGGAAAATCGCGATGGACCTCTCCATGGTCAATTCCGTTACCGAGTGGACGGAACTCTATAAAAAACTGATCTATTGGGAACTGCGCCTGGAGGATATCGAGGACAGTGGTATGTTCGAAATCCTTGAATCCCAAAAAGCCGAAGCCAACAACCACTTCGGGAAATTCGTCGATAAAAATTATAAGGACTGGTTTGATGGCGATGGTCCGGTAATGTCACACACCCTCTTTAGGGAATGGATCGCCCCCGAAATCGGCGACACCCCTACCCTACTCGTGGTCATCGATAACCTGCGCTATGACCAATGGTACGCCTTCGAGGATACCATTGGGTCTTTTTATAAAAAAAACAGGGAAGCGTCCTATTTTAGTATCTTGCCCACCGCGACGCAGTACGCCCGCAACGCCATATTTTCGGGACTCACACCTTCGGATATGGAAAAACGCTATCCCGACTGGTGGAAAAACGACACCGACGAAGGCGGTAAAAACCTGTTCGAGGACAAATTTCTCGGTGCACAGATCAAGCGATTGGGACTCGACATCCAATGGGAATACCATAAAATCAGCAGCCTGCGGCAAGGGAAACAGCTTTCGCAAAACTTTAAATCCCAAAAGGACAATGACCTGACCGTCATCGTTTACAATTTCGTGGACATGCTGAGCCACTCGAAGACCGAGATGGAAGTCATCAAGGAACTGGCGCGCAACGATAAAGCTTATCGTTCGTTGACCCAAAGCTGGTTCAAGAATTCCCCTTTGCTAGAAATCCTACAACAAGCGCAGCAACTCGGCATGAAACTAATTATCACCACCGACCACGGCACCATCAACGTCAAACAGCCCTCAAAGGTCATCGGAGATAAGGAAACCAGTCTCAACCTGCGCTACAAGACCGGTCGCAGCCTCACCTACGAGGAGAAAGACGTGCTAGCCGCCCCGGATCCGGCGCTGATTCATCTGCCCCGCATTAACGTGAGCAGCTCCTTTATTTTCGCCAAGAACGACCTGTTCTTCGCATACCCAAACAACTACAACCATTACGTCAGCTACTATCGCAACACCTATCAGCACGGTGGGGTATCGCTGGAAGAGATGATCATTCCGTTTGTAGTGCTGTCGCCGCGGTGA
- the tsaE gene encoding tRNA (adenosine(37)-N6)-threonylcarbamoyltransferase complex ATPase subunit type 1 TsaE — MIKKTYKLTQIEKVAQQIVGQATSKTLCFYASMGAGKTTLIKAILQELGATDTGHSPTFGIVNEYHDQNGELLAYHFDFYRLEDEMEALDMGLDDYLNKDVWIFIEWPEKISSFLPDDATEIRIEIIGQETRHLDIGR; from the coding sequence ATGATTAAGAAAACTTACAAGCTTACGCAAATAGAAAAGGTAGCCCAACAAATCGTCGGGCAGGCCACGTCCAAGACCCTGTGTTTTTACGCCTCCATGGGTGCCGGGAAGACTACTTTAATCAAGGCGATACTTCAGGAATTGGGTGCGACGGACACCGGACACAGTCCTACTTTCGGGATTGTTAACGAATACCACGATCAGAACGGTGAGCTGCTCGCCTATCATTTTGACTTTTATCGGTTAGAGGACGAGATGGAAGCTTTGGATATGGGCCTGGATGATTATTTGAACAAAGATGTTTGGATCTTTATCGAATGGCCGGAGAAAATCTCATCTTTCCTTCCTGATGATGCTACCGAAATACGAATTGAAATTATCGGCCAAGAAACAAGACATTTAGATATTGGACGGTAG
- a CDS encoding alanine dehydrogenase has translation MNQTASPFSKQQLIPQEETLEVFKQKSELFIGLPKENHYQEQRICLTPDAVQAITSNGHRVLIEAGAGEGAHFSDLDYTDAGAEITRDTKKVFSCPLLLKVEPPTLSEIEMINPQATIISALQLKTQNKTYFEKMAKKRVTAVAFEYIRDRDGKYPAVRSLSEIAGISSVLIAAETMSATNDGKGLMFGNISGVPPVEVVIIGAGTVGEFAARSALGLGANVKIFDNSLTMLRNLQANLRQTVYTSTLQPKNLLKALRRCDVAIGAMRGKDRTPVIVDKTMVEKMKKGAVIVDVSIDMGGCFETSEITTHNKPTMEKYGVIHYGVPNIPSRYPKTATISISNIFTPYLLELGENGGLENSLRFDKGLRNGLYMYHGILTNKTVGEWFDLQYSDINFLIF, from the coding sequence ATGAACCAAACTGCCAGTCCCTTTAGCAAACAACAATTAATTCCGCAAGAGGAGACTTTGGAAGTCTTTAAGCAAAAAAGCGAGCTGTTCATAGGTCTTCCTAAAGAAAATCATTATCAGGAACAACGGATCTGCCTTACTCCCGATGCCGTTCAGGCCATCACCTCGAACGGTCACCGGGTGCTGATCGAGGCGGGCGCGGGCGAAGGCGCCCATTTTTCCGATCTCGATTATACCGATGCGGGGGCTGAAATTACAAGAGACACTAAAAAGGTATTCTCCTGTCCCTTACTGCTCAAGGTCGAGCCGCCCACCCTTTCGGAAATCGAAATGATAAACCCGCAAGCCACCATCATATCCGCCCTACAGCTCAAGACCCAGAACAAAACGTATTTTGAAAAAATGGCCAAAAAGAGGGTTACCGCAGTGGCCTTCGAATATATACGTGATCGTGACGGAAAATATCCTGCCGTACGTTCCCTAAGCGAGATAGCGGGAATTTCATCGGTGCTGATCGCAGCTGAGACCATGTCGGCCACCAATGATGGGAAGGGTCTCATGTTCGGTAATATCAGCGGTGTGCCTCCGGTTGAAGTTGTCATAATAGGTGCCGGCACGGTGGGGGAATTTGCGGCCAGATCCGCATTGGGCCTAGGCGCAAACGTCAAGATATTCGATAATTCGTTGACCATGTTGAGAAACCTGCAGGCCAACTTGCGTCAGACCGTCTATACCTCTACCCTGCAGCCTAAAAATCTCTTGAAAGCCCTACGCCGCTGTGATGTGGCCATCGGTGCCATGCGTGGAAAGGATCGAACGCCCGTCATAGTGGATAAGACGATGGTCGAAAAAATGAAAAAAGGGGCAGTCATCGTCGATGTCAGTATCGATATGGGAGGCTGTTTCGAGACTAGTGAGATAACAACACACAACAAACCTACCATGGAGAAATATGGAGTGATTCACTATGGGGTTCCCAATATCCCCTCCCGCTATCCGAAGACGGCTACCATCTCTATCAGTAATATCTTTACCCCCTATTTGCTGGAACTGGGTGAGAACGGGGGACTCGAAAACTCACTTCGTTTTGACAAAGGCCTGCGAAACGGACTCTACATGTACCACGGGATTCTCACCAACAAGACCGTTGGCGAATGGTTCGACCTGCAGTACAGCGATATCAATTTCTTGATTTTTTAA
- the tssD gene encoding type VI secretion system tube protein TssD: protein MSFKTKLKLGGKEYKVLHCSYDLNQEVDPTGRPSSVTRGGRVTLTVESTGDTALFELMTDNFGKKDGSVVFAKRDTDATLKELKLTEAYMVKYKENFDSTGKNPLTETFTLSAKEMSCGGGMHTNDWVI from the coding sequence ATGTCTTTTAAAACCAAGTTGAAACTAGGAGGAAAGGAGTACAAAGTGCTTCATTGCTCCTATGACCTGAACCAAGAAGTAGATCCGACCGGAAGACCCTCCTCCGTAACACGGGGCGGTAGAGTGACCCTTACCGTGGAATCTACCGGCGATACGGCTCTTTTTGAGTTGATGACCGATAATTTCGGAAAAAAGGACGGTAGCGTTGTCTTTGCCAAAAGGGACACTGACGCCACCCTTAAAGAACTCAAATTGACCGAGGCCTACATGGTCAAATACAAAGAAAATTTTGACTCGACGGGAAAAAATCCACTGACGGAAACTTTTACACTTTCTGCCAAGGAAATGTCCTGCGGGGGAGGAATGCATACGAACGATTGGGTGATTTAG
- a CDS encoding PKD domain-containing protein has protein sequence MAHKRFYKTKSHFDRNVYITFLVFFLVALTLLSFKINSSVDCSDVGFEVVSESYTVEDLIEFKSTDISGVEWQWNFGDSTATAHRSDVVHRFAQPGKYTISLRMNGQCMATKDIVIEKQRIRKDPELIPNIILPKYVRVGDQVEFANDSKFAKEWQWSFGETTDIDGRDRVVQYTYKQPGEKTVLLVVNDDRLHEAKQRITVLPVEKKRKARNIMRRTDPIETVLRQQIIDKPIAESRKEEKEKRRKEAEKINRIDVSEHQLQQLCADYSNRRIDDTTIRNYFCYSNIPVFNKTGDRFTVSEFFNTIRDVKLELNGIKLVRDKKTGCVKSMTVDMRTRKGLFWKKF, from the coding sequence ATGGCCCATAAACGATTTTATAAAACAAAATCCCACTTTGACCGAAACGTATATATTACTTTTTTAGTATTCTTTTTGGTCGCATTGACGTTATTATCGTTCAAGATAAACTCTAGTGTCGATTGTTCCGATGTCGGCTTTGAAGTGGTCTCCGAATCTTATACGGTAGAAGACCTTATCGAGTTCAAGAGTACCGACATCTCGGGAGTAGAGTGGCAGTGGAATTTCGGTGACAGCACTGCTACGGCACATCGCTCCGATGTAGTGCATCGGTTTGCCCAACCTGGAAAATACACGATTTCGCTACGGATGAACGGCCAGTGTATGGCCACTAAGGATATCGTAATCGAGAAACAAAGAATTCGTAAGGATCCCGAGTTGATTCCCAACATCATACTGCCAAAATACGTGCGGGTAGGAGATCAGGTCGAATTTGCCAACGACTCCAAGTTTGCCAAAGAGTGGCAATGGAGTTTCGGGGAAACCACGGATATTGACGGGAGAGACCGAGTAGTGCAGTACACTTATAAGCAACCGGGCGAAAAGACGGTTTTGCTTGTAGTAAACGATGACCGCTTACATGAGGCCAAGCAGCGTATTACCGTTTTGCCGGTCGAAAAGAAACGCAAAGCAAGAAATATTATGCGTAGGACCGACCCGATAGAAACCGTTTTAAGGCAGCAAATTATTGATAAACCTATCGCCGAAAGCCGAAAAGAGGAAAAAGAAAAAAGAAGAAAAGAAGCGGAAAAAATAAACCGTATCGATGTTTCGGAACACCAGTTACAACAGCTCTGTGCGGACTATTCCAACCGAAGAATAGACGATACCACTATCCGCAATTATTTCTGCTACAGCAATATACCAGTTTTTAACAAGACAGGGGATCGGTTTACCGTAAGCGAATTCTTTAACACAATAAGGGATGTCAAGCTCGAACTGAACGGCATCAAGTTGGTACGCGATAAAAAAACGGGCTGCGTCAAGAGTATGACCGTTGATATGCGAACCAGGAAGGGATTGTTTTGGAAGAAGTTTTGA
- a CDS encoding C40 family peptidase: MKLKLMFLLVIVLSGSCAKKNYKKTDYSYYKREITKLRNSEKKNIRPQKETSSGPVTDASARIQYLSPEEKKKFATLLRISEDSLTNEKLYAAITKWLETPYRWGGTSPDGVDCSSLTQQIYEEVYDKEIPRTSLQQFYFDTRAQFKNQDYLKEGDLVFFRLRFQDEIVSHVGIYLQNGKFLGSNSPRGVEITDLDTPYWQDKYVASARLLK; this comes from the coding sequence ATGAAATTAAAACTAATGTTTCTTCTTGTTATTGTACTTTCAGGTTCATGTGCAAAAAAAAACTATAAAAAGACAGATTATTCCTATTATAAACGAGAGATCACCAAGCTTAGGAATTCCGAGAAAAAAAACATCCGACCACAAAAGGAAACAAGCTCCGGTCCGGTAACCGATGCATCCGCCAGAATACAATATCTAAGTCCGGAAGAAAAAAAGAAATTCGCGACCTTGTTGCGGATTTCGGAGGACTCCCTAACCAACGAAAAACTATACGCAGCGATAACCAAATGGTTGGAGACTCCCTATCGATGGGGCGGCACATCGCCTGACGGGGTGGATTGCTCTTCGTTAACGCAACAGATCTATGAGGAAGTCTATGACAAGGAGATTCCCCGAACCTCGTTGCAGCAGTTCTATTTCGACACCCGGGCCCAGTTCAAAAACCAAGACTATTTAAAGGAAGGGGATCTGGTATTTTTCAGACTACGCTTCCAGGATGAAATTGTATCCCACGTGGGCATATACCTCCAAAATGGGAAATTTTTGGGTTCTAACTCCCCCCGCGGCGTTGAAATCACTGATTTGGATACCCCGTATTGGCAAGATAAATATGTGGCCAGTGCCAGGCTGTTGAAGTAA
- a CDS encoding TssN family type VI secretion system protein produces the protein MSTNYFAKYIGFETLVPLMATLSVVFVALRLMASNTPGFKKQQKKFYFYLLIQLAVMAFMAAIAYNLRQSTVIFRHITLLGCALIMGALHVYFFQIAFTRFDDHNRFKEIVFSVITSIILIVPVIVISSYFEDLEFLLYYILIMAAFVLPTSFFILFNYAISIPVKLYSQWYYPLGNKYDIPKHYELKNMMVLNFMFHKNTKEAHMTSFKAKAPKDMAFGRLFFFFINDYNDKKATKIEMTEDSGNPYGWYFYIKPKWYAASKHIDSELSVVKNNLQDGDVVICQRI, from the coding sequence ATGAGTACAAATTATTTTGCAAAATACATCGGTTTCGAAACCCTTGTGCCCTTGATGGCCACTTTGTCCGTCGTGTTCGTCGCGTTGCGCCTGATGGCATCGAACACGCCAGGCTTCAAAAAACAACAAAAAAAATTCTACTTCTACCTACTTATCCAACTAGCGGTGATGGCTTTTATGGCAGCGATTGCATATAACCTCCGCCAATCGACGGTCATATTCCGACATATAACGCTATTGGGCTGTGCCCTTATCATGGGTGCCCTTCACGTTTATTTTTTCCAGATAGCGTTTACCAGGTTCGATGACCACAACAGGTTTAAGGAAATTGTGTTCTCCGTCATTACTTCGATAATCTTGATCGTGCCCGTCATCGTGATAAGTTCATATTTCGAAGATCTGGAATTCTTACTTTATTACATTTTAATAATGGCTGCTTTCGTTCTTCCCACCAGCTTTTTCATCCTCTTTAACTATGCTATTTCCATCCCTGTAAAATTGTATTCCCAATGGTATTATCCCTTGGGAAATAAATACGATATCCCGAAACACTACGAACTGAAGAACATGATGGTTCTCAACTTTATGTTCCATAAGAATACTAAGGAGGCACATATGACGAGTTTTAAGGCGAAAGCTCCCAAGGATATGGCATTCGGACGCTTATTCTTTTTCTTTATTAACGATTACAACGATAAAAAAGCGACTAAAATAGAAATGACGGAAGATTCGGGCAATCCTTACGGATGGTATTTCTATATCAAACCCAAGTGGTACGCGGCATCAAAACATATCGATTCTGAGCTGAGCGTGGTGAAAAATAATTTACAGGATGGGGATGTCGTAATCTGCCAGAGGATTTAA
- the tssO gene encoding type VI secretion system TssO, with protein sequence MEILNKKERTKAFLLFLLMFAVTVGLLFTAFFFSYKLPWKENRMLRAENQKIQYEFRYQKKFIEELEEVDKLIDSLENTPEGYVFLEQNINANLIGLKSGIPRDSLDDMGMYENLILTYKKLMDAKRDLKQVENAKNEIDELNEQLNASEKEIAQLEKALELSQRLRN encoded by the coding sequence ATGGAAATATTGAACAAAAAAGAAAGAACCAAAGCCTTTCTCCTTTTTCTACTGATGTTCGCCGTTACCGTCGGCCTACTTTTTACCGCATTTTTCTTTAGCTACAAACTGCCGTGGAAAGAGAACAGGATGCTACGGGCCGAGAACCAGAAAATACAGTACGAGTTCCGCTACCAGAAGAAATTTATCGAAGAACTGGAAGAAGTCGATAAACTTATCGATTCCCTTGAAAACACCCCTGAAGGCTATGTTTTTCTGGAGCAGAACATCAACGCCAATCTAATCGGTTTAAAAAGTGGAATTCCAAGGGATTCCCTCGATGACATGGGTATGTACGAAAACCTGATCCTGACCTATAAAAAACTCATGGATGCGAAGCGCGACCTCAAACAAGTGGAAAATGCCAAGAATGAAATCGATGAGCTCAACGAGCAGCTGAACGCATCGGAAAAAGAAATCGCCCAACTTGAGAAGGCCTTGGAGCTATCGCAACGGCTTAGAAATTAG